One stretch of Methylococcus capsulatus DNA includes these proteins:
- a CDS encoding putative bifunctional diguanylate cyclase/phosphodiesterase, whose translation MEIIDRGWQDSFNFANQPLPQDAVHALLDTPFDPTWRSRLQRAAKAAPEFGFSALAFISLAGSSLAEDGSFAQSPDLDVPLNAPASSRLLWTKHGFVLHTRVPVRRQDAVLGFMEAERPLPQMDEALHDTTHLGETADFAICAAAGENMHCFPLRSTQGNVLRNYPRNIAGQPLPMSHALAGKSGVVHARDYRGRDVIAAYRPMGDTGLGTVLKIDSAELYQPLAATLWELPAILLPLMTMGFLLLRLQVMPLVRKMAEEIGEREKAEKYIRFLAYHDALTGLPNRLQIQERFDQAADCAQRNGSRLALVFLDLDGFKRINDSLGHSAGDAVLKEAAARLRDSVRNGDTVSRQGGDEFLILLTDLGDDAVITKIMDQILTRQMAPFHCEGIDLSTSVSMGIAVYPDDGRDFETLLKKADMAMYQAKDSGRNTYRFHNPQMSLDVIEHLQIYHGLRRAIDRDEFVLYYQPQIDLASGRITGAEALLRWQEPERGLVTPGRFIAIAEESGLITPIGEWVLEEACRQAAAWCQMGVSNLVVAVNISAVQFLRGNLDDSVVRALERSGLAADLLELELTESALIHNTENTLGVVRRLKSLGVKLSIDDFGTGYSNLAYLRRFAVDKIKIDQSFVRDMLDDPNDAAIIRAIIQMARTLNLKTIAEGVEHERTLDALRRCQCDEVQGYHISEPLPTDQFTRFLLTWREGWIHTAEGGKRAKC comes from the coding sequence TTGGAAATCATCGATCGCGGGTGGCAGGACAGCTTCAACTTCGCCAATCAACCGTTGCCGCAGGATGCCGTGCATGCATTACTCGACACACCATTTGACCCGACCTGGCGCTCTCGCCTGCAGCGGGCGGCGAAAGCCGCCCCCGAATTCGGCTTCTCGGCGTTGGCTTTCATCTCTCTTGCCGGCTCCAGCCTCGCGGAGGACGGTTCTTTCGCGCAATCTCCCGACCTTGATGTGCCCCTCAATGCTCCCGCGTCGAGCCGTCTGTTGTGGACTAAGCACGGATTTGTCCTCCATACGCGGGTTCCGGTGCGTCGGCAGGACGCCGTTCTGGGCTTCATGGAGGCGGAACGCCCCTTGCCCCAAATGGACGAGGCGCTTCACGACACGACCCACCTGGGTGAGACCGCGGATTTTGCGATTTGCGCAGCTGCAGGTGAAAACATGCACTGCTTCCCGTTACGCTCCACCCAAGGAAACGTGCTGCGAAATTACCCGCGCAACATCGCCGGCCAACCCTTGCCCATGAGCCACGCCCTCGCTGGGAAATCCGGGGTGGTCCATGCGCGCGATTATCGCGGTCGGGACGTCATCGCCGCTTACAGGCCGATGGGGGACACCGGACTCGGGACGGTGCTGAAGATCGATTCGGCGGAGCTCTACCAGCCTCTCGCCGCCACACTGTGGGAATTGCCGGCCATATTGTTACCTTTGATGACAATGGGGTTTCTGTTGCTGCGTCTGCAGGTGATGCCCCTGGTGCGCAAGATGGCCGAAGAAATCGGCGAGCGGGAAAAAGCAGAAAAATACATCAGATTCCTCGCCTACCATGACGCACTCACCGGCCTGCCCAATCGTTTACAGATTCAAGAACGCTTCGACCAGGCTGCGGACTGCGCACAGCGAAACGGTAGCCGACTCGCACTGGTCTTTCTCGATCTCGATGGATTCAAGAGAATCAACGACTCCCTTGGACACAGCGCGGGCGACGCAGTGCTCAAGGAGGCCGCAGCCCGGCTGCGCGACAGCGTGCGCAACGGAGATACCGTCAGCCGCCAAGGAGGAGACGAATTTCTCATCCTGCTGACCGATTTGGGCGACGATGCCGTGATCACCAAGATCATGGATCAGATCCTGACGCGGCAGATGGCCCCTTTCCATTGCGAAGGCATTGATCTATCCACCTCGGTCTCCATGGGCATCGCCGTCTATCCGGACGATGGACGGGATTTCGAAACGCTGTTGAAGAAGGCCGATATGGCTATGTACCAAGCCAAAGACTCCGGCCGCAACACCTACCGATTCCATAATCCGCAGATGAGCCTCGATGTCATCGAGCACCTGCAGATCTACCACGGCTTGCGCAGGGCCATCGATAGGGATGAATTCGTCCTGTACTATCAGCCTCAAATCGATCTGGCGAGCGGCAGAATCACGGGCGCCGAAGCGTTGCTCCGCTGGCAAGAGCCGGAACGCGGACTCGTGACGCCAGGACGGTTCATTGCCATCGCGGAAGAAAGTGGACTGATCACGCCGATCGGCGAATGGGTTTTGGAAGAGGCATGCAGGCAAGCCGCGGCGTGGTGCCAAATGGGGGTCTCAAATCTCGTGGTCGCCGTGAACATTTCCGCCGTCCAGTTCCTGCGCGGCAACTTGGACGACAGCGTGGTCCGGGCACTGGAGCGATCGGGTCTGGCAGCCGATCTGCTCGAGCTCGAATTGACCGAATCGGCCCTGATCCACAACACGGAAAACACGCTGGGCGTGGTCCGACGATTGAAATCCCTGGGCGTCAAACTCTCCATCGATGATTTTGGAACCGGCTACTCGAACCTCGCGTATCTACGCCGGTTTGCCGTGGACAAGATCAAGATCGACCAGTCATTCGTGCGCGATATGCTCGATGACCCCAATGACGCTGCGATCATCCGCGCCATCATCCAGATGGCGCGAACTCTGAACCTGAAAACCATCGCTGAAGGCGTGGAACACGAACGGACGCTCGATGCGCTGCGTCGTTGCCAATGCGACGAGGTCCAAGGCTACCATATCTCCGAGCCGCTGCCGACGGACCAATTTACGAGATTTTTGCTGACGTGGCGCGAGGGCTGGATACACACCGCCGAAGGCGGCAAACGCGCCAAATGTTGA
- a CDS encoding CHRD domain-containing protein, translating to MPQATRAERFSFIAMLNSGQEMRTPKPDSNAQGVALMTLDNTTRKLCYAISYSPLAGRETAAHFHGPASAGQSAGVLFPITPTGSPKTGCVGPLKGKDAANLKKGLFYINVHSDVFPSGELRGQVFRMISAQTDGDVASE from the coding sequence GTGCCCCAGGCCACTCGGGCTGAGCGGTTTTCGTTCATTGCCATGCTGAACAGCGGCCAAGAGATGCGGACGCCCAAACCCGACAGTAACGCCCAGGGCGTCGCCCTGATGACCCTGGACAATACGACCCGCAAACTCTGCTACGCGATCAGCTATTCCCCTCTGGCAGGGCGGGAAACGGCGGCGCATTTCCACGGGCCGGCTTCGGCCGGTCAATCGGCCGGCGTTCTGTTCCCCATTACGCCGACTGGCAGCCCGAAGACGGGCTGTGTCGGCCCCCTCAAGGGGAAGGACGCAGCGAATCTGAAAAAGGGACTGTTCTACATCAATGTCCATAGCGACGTGTTCCCCTCAGGAGAACTTCGCGGCCAAGTGTTCCGCATGATCTCGGCCCAGACCGACGGCGACGTCGCCAGCGAGTGA
- a CDS encoding zinc-dependent alcohol dehydrogenase family protein, which yields MKAWVIDQTGPLDSLRVPLRLADLPVPAPRPGEILIRVSVCGVCHTEIDEIEGRTAPAHLPVVPGHQAVGRITALGGAVAGFAVGDRVGVAWIYSACGDCEFCRSGRENLCPAFRATGRDADGGYAEYMTVPAAFACRIPAVFTDAEAAPLLCAGAIGYRSLNLTGLKNGQPLGLTGFGASAHLVLMMARHRFPDSEVYVFARHPRERAFALQLGAVWAGDTEDIAPVPLAAIIDTTPVWKPVVAALANLAPGGRLVVNAIRKESADRFCLAELDYARHLWMEREIKSVANVARSDVAGFLALAAEVGIRPETEEYAFEDANRALLDLKQGRIRGAKVLRMA from the coding sequence ATGAAAGCCTGGGTGATCGACCAAACGGGACCGCTGGATTCGTTGCGAGTCCCTCTGAGGCTCGCCGACCTTCCGGTGCCGGCGCCGAGGCCCGGCGAAATCCTGATCCGGGTCTCGGTCTGCGGCGTGTGCCACACCGAAATCGACGAGATCGAAGGCCGTACCGCGCCTGCGCATCTGCCGGTCGTGCCCGGGCACCAGGCCGTCGGCCGGATAACCGCGCTCGGGGGGGCTGTGGCGGGATTCGCTGTCGGCGATCGCGTCGGCGTGGCCTGGATCTATTCGGCTTGCGGCGACTGCGAGTTCTGCCGGTCAGGGCGGGAGAATCTCTGTCCTGCTTTCCGTGCCACCGGACGCGACGCCGATGGCGGTTACGCCGAGTACATGACCGTGCCAGCGGCTTTCGCTTGCCGGATTCCCGCTGTTTTCACCGATGCCGAAGCCGCGCCACTCCTGTGTGCCGGGGCCATCGGTTACCGCTCGCTCAATCTCACCGGGCTCAAAAACGGCCAGCCACTGGGTCTCACCGGGTTCGGGGCATCCGCCCATCTGGTGCTGATGATGGCCCGCCACCGCTTTCCCGATTCGGAAGTCTACGTCTTCGCGCGCCACCCCCGGGAACGTGCCTTCGCACTGCAACTGGGCGCGGTTTGGGCCGGTGATACCGAGGATATTGCGCCCGTACCGCTGGCGGCCATCATCGACACCACGCCAGTCTGGAAGCCGGTGGTCGCGGCACTCGCCAACCTCGCTCCCGGCGGCCGGCTGGTCGTCAATGCGATCCGCAAGGAGTCTGCAGACCGCTTCTGTCTGGCCGAGCTCGATTATGCGCGGCACCTGTGGATGGAGCGGGAAATCAAGTCGGTCGCCAACGTGGCGCGCAGCGATGTGGCCGGGTTTCTCGCGCTGGCGGCGGAAGTCGGGATCCGTCCCGAGACGGAGGAATACGCGTTCGAGGATGCCAACCGGGCGCTGCTCGACCTCAAGCAGGGCCGGATCCGCGGGGCGAAGGTGCTGCGGATGGCTTGA
- a CDS encoding response regulator: MKPKITVMLVDDHAVVRAGYRLLLSGTPNIEVVGEAERGEEACQLYADIRPNVIVMDLSLPGIGGLASIRRIRSRDTSARILVFSIHDELIYVVRALEAGARGYITKSCAPEILVEAVARIASGESFLEPEIAQRLAMQTMSGAEAATALNTLSPREFDVFLLLAKGYTTREVAEELRLGYKTVANYSTLIKSKLGVNTTAEMARLAYQSGIFKT, encoded by the coding sequence ATGAAACCCAAAATCACCGTGATGCTGGTGGATGACCACGCAGTGGTCCGTGCTGGCTACCGTCTGCTGTTGTCCGGCACTCCGAACATCGAGGTCGTCGGTGAAGCCGAGCGGGGGGAGGAGGCCTGCCAGCTCTATGCCGACATCCGTCCGAACGTGATCGTCATGGACCTTTCGCTGCCCGGCATCGGCGGACTGGCCTCGATCCGCCGCATCCGCAGCCGCGACACTTCGGCGCGGATCCTGGTGTTCAGCATCCACGATGAGCTGATCTACGTGGTGCGCGCCCTGGAAGCCGGCGCTCGGGGCTACATCACCAAGAGCTGCGCTCCGGAAATCCTGGTCGAAGCCGTCGCCAGAATCGCCTCCGGCGAGTCGTTCCTGGAACCGGAGATCGCCCAGCGTCTGGCGATGCAGACCATGAGCGGCGCCGAGGCGGCCACTGCTTTGAACACGCTGTCGCCCCGCGAGTTCGACGTCTTCCTGCTGCTGGCCAAGGGCTACACCACCCGCGAGGTAGCGGAAGAACTGCGGCTCGGCTATAAAACCGTCGCCAATTACAGTACCCTCATCAAAAGCAAACTGGGCGTGAACACCACCGCAGAAATGGCGCGCCTCGCCTACCAGAGCGGGATATTCAAAACGTAA
- a CDS encoding histidine kinase, translating into MSLRFRLNLMIGLVMLAIIGMGTLFVVHNARRSVAEEVRSSVNLALQLIDAGLEQAVAAGRSPVDWIAQLARLDRTRHLSLSVRQGESAIIDLPSSSHPAEGEEAPGWFAWAVAPEPRVAEKHLHQLGNPMIQITIDANPADEIAEAWIEARGFLLLMLALAITVYLVVHTTLGRAFKSVGVILEGLEDLENGDYSRRLPEFYLPEFARISRTFNHTVCTLEKTREENRALTQRSLAIREEERRHLAQELHDELGQSLSAIKAIAASLRKPERDDEATTDAIGAIQSICDHLFTVLRTLMQRLRPLMLDELGLKASLEDMIENWRSRYPRIALDFSCDDGIDECVGDARIHVFRIVQESLTNVVRHAGAAHLGIHLNLIEAAGGRPEALLLEVSDDGAGFDPAQAPAGLGLLGIRERVESLRGRFSLRTRPGAGVTLSIEIPCQDPCP; encoded by the coding sequence TTGAGTCTGCGGTTTCGCCTGAACCTCATGATCGGGCTGGTGATGCTGGCCATCATCGGCATGGGCACGCTGTTCGTGGTCCACAACGCGCGTCGGTCGGTGGCGGAGGAAGTCCGCTCCTCGGTCAACCTGGCGTTACAGCTGATCGACGCCGGCCTGGAGCAGGCGGTCGCCGCCGGCCGGTCGCCGGTGGATTGGATCGCCCAGCTCGCCCGGCTCGACCGCACCCGCCATTTGAGCCTAAGCGTCCGACAAGGTGAAAGCGCCATCATCGACCTACCCTCCTCCTCTCACCCCGCGGAAGGTGAAGAAGCGCCCGGCTGGTTTGCCTGGGCAGTGGCGCCGGAACCCCGGGTGGCCGAGAAACACCTGCACCAGCTCGGCAACCCGATGATCCAGATCACCATCGACGCCAACCCGGCCGATGAGATCGCCGAAGCCTGGATCGAAGCACGGGGGTTTTTGCTGCTGATGCTGGCGCTCGCCATCACGGTGTACCTGGTCGTCCACACCACCTTGGGGCGGGCGTTCAAATCCGTGGGCGTCATCCTTGAAGGACTGGAGGATCTGGAAAACGGTGATTACAGCCGGCGCCTGCCGGAGTTCTACCTGCCGGAATTCGCCCGCATTTCGCGGACCTTCAACCACACGGTCTGCACGCTGGAAAAAACCCGTGAGGAAAACCGGGCGCTGACCCAGCGTTCGCTGGCGATCCGGGAAGAGGAACGGCGGCACCTCGCGCAGGAGCTCCACGACGAGCTCGGTCAGTCGCTGAGCGCCATCAAGGCGATCGCGGCCTCGCTCCGGAAGCCGGAACGGGACGACGAAGCGACCACCGATGCGATCGGCGCCATCCAGTCGATCTGCGACCATCTGTTCACCGTGCTGCGCACCCTGATGCAGCGGCTGCGTCCCCTGATGCTGGACGAACTGGGATTGAAAGCTTCCTTGGAAGACATGATCGAGAACTGGCGCAGCCGCTATCCCCGCATCGCGCTGGACTTTAGCTGTGATGACGGAATCGACGAATGTGTCGGCGACGCCCGGATACATGTCTTCCGGATCGTGCAGGAAAGCCTGACCAACGTGGTAAGGCATGCCGGCGCAGCCCATCTCGGCATCCACCTCAACCTGATCGAGGCGGCCGGCGGACGGCCCGAAGCCCTCCTGCTCGAGGTCAGTGATGACGGAGCCGGCTTCGACCCCGCTCAAGCCCCGGCCGGCTTGGGCCTGCTCGGCATCCGCGAACGGGTGGAGAGCCTTAGAGGACGGTTCAGTCTGCGTACCCGCCCCGGCGCCGGCGTCACCCTGAGCATCGAGATTCCCTGTCAAGACCCATGCCCATGA
- a CDS encoding methanol/ethanol family PQQ-dependent dehydrogenase, producing MHIRNLTSGFGGSVLAMGAMLTGQSAHANPELDRLSKDDRNWVMQTKDYSATHFSRLTEINSHNVKNLKVAWTLSTGTLHGHEGGPLVVDGIMYIHTPFPNNVYAVDLNDTRKILWQYKPKQNPAARAVACCDVVNRGLAYVPAGEHGPAKIFLNQLDGHIVALNAKTGEEIWKMENSDIAMGSTLTGAPFVVKDKVLVGSAGAELGVRGYVTAYNIKDGKQEWRAYATGPDEDLLLDSKFNEHNPHYGQFGLGLQTWEGDAWKIGGGTNWGWYAYDTKLDMIYYGSGNPAPWNETMRPGDNKWTMTIWGRDVDTGRAKFGYQKTPHDEWDYAGVNYMGLSEQEVDGKMTPLLTHPDRNGLVYTLNRETGALVNVFKIDDTVNWVKKVDLKTGLPIRDPEYSTRMDHNAKGICPSAMGYHNQGIESYDPDKKLFFMGVNHICMDWEPFMLPYRAGQFFVGATLNMYPGPKGMLGQVKAMNAVTGKMEWEVPEKFAVWGGTLATAGDLVFYGTLDGFIKARDTRTGELKWQFQLPSGVIGHPITYQHNGKQYIAIYSGVGGWPGVGLVFDLKDPTAGLGAVGAFKELAHYTQMGGSVFVFSL from the coding sequence ATGCATATTCGCAACCTGACAAGCGGCTTCGGCGGGTCTGTGCTGGCGATGGGCGCCATGCTGACCGGGCAATCCGCGCATGCCAATCCGGAGCTGGACCGGTTGTCCAAGGACGACCGGAACTGGGTCATGCAGACCAAGGATTACAGCGCCACCCATTTCAGTCGGCTGACCGAAATCAATAGCCACAATGTCAAGAATCTGAAAGTGGCGTGGACCCTGTCGACCGGCACGTTGCATGGCCATGAAGGCGGGCCGCTGGTGGTGGACGGCATCATGTACATCCATACCCCGTTCCCGAACAACGTCTATGCGGTCGACCTGAACGACACCCGCAAGATCCTGTGGCAGTACAAGCCCAAGCAGAATCCAGCGGCCCGCGCCGTGGCTTGTTGTGATGTGGTCAACCGCGGTCTGGCCTATGTCCCCGCCGGCGAGCACGGCCCGGCGAAGATCTTTCTCAACCAGCTCGATGGCCACATCGTCGCCCTCAACGCCAAGACCGGCGAAGAGATCTGGAAGATGGAAAACTCCGACATCGCCATGGGGTCCACCCTGACCGGAGCGCCGTTTGTGGTGAAGGACAAGGTCTTGGTGGGTTCGGCCGGGGCCGAACTGGGCGTGCGCGGCTACGTCACGGCCTACAACATCAAGGATGGCAAGCAGGAATGGCGGGCCTACGCCACCGGCCCCGATGAAGACCTGCTGCTAGACTCCAAATTCAATGAGCATAACCCGCATTACGGCCAGTTCGGTTTGGGGTTGCAAACCTGGGAGGGCGACGCCTGGAAGATCGGCGGAGGCACCAACTGGGGCTGGTACGCCTACGATACCAAGCTGGACATGATCTACTACGGCTCCGGCAACCCGGCCCCGTGGAACGAGACCATGCGTCCCGGCGACAACAAATGGACGATGACCATCTGGGGCCGCGATGTCGATACCGGGCGCGCCAAGTTCGGCTACCAGAAGACGCCGCACGACGAGTGGGATTACGCCGGCGTCAACTACATGGGACTGTCCGAGCAGGAGGTGGACGGCAAGATGACGCCGCTGCTGACCCACCCGGACCGCAACGGCCTAGTGTACACCCTCAACCGGGAAACCGGCGCCCTGGTCAACGTCTTCAAGATCGACGACACCGTCAACTGGGTAAAAAAGGTCGACCTGAAGACCGGCCTGCCGATCCGCGACCCGGAATACAGCACCCGCATGGACCACAATGCCAAGGGCATCTGTCCCTCGGCCATGGGTTACCACAACCAGGGGATAGAGTCCTACGACCCGGACAAGAAGCTGTTCTTCATGGGCGTGAACCACATCTGCATGGACTGGGAACCGTTCATGCTGCCCTACCGCGCCGGCCAGTTCTTCGTGGGGGCGACCTTGAACATGTATCCGGGACCCAAGGGCATGCTGGGCCAGGTCAAGGCCATGAACGCGGTCACCGGCAAAATGGAATGGGAAGTGCCGGAGAAGTTCGCGGTCTGGGGCGGCACCCTGGCCACCGCCGGTGATTTGGTATTTTACGGCACCCTCGACGGTTTCATCAAGGCCCGCGACACCCGCACCGGCGAGCTGAAATGGCAGTTCCAGCTGCCTTCCGGCGTGATCGGCCATCCCATCACTTACCAGCATAACGGCAAGCAGTACATCGCCATCTACTCCGGCGTCGGCGGCTGGCCGGGTGTGGGGCTGGTGTTCGACCTGAAAGACCCGACCGCGGGACTGGGGGCAGTGGGCGCCTTCAAGGAATTGGCGCACTACACCCAGATGGGTGGCTCGGTGTTCGTGTTCTCGCTCTGA
- the moxJ gene encoding methanol oxidation system protein MoxJ — MNRIAAAGLIASLAVSGGVQAAKRAEPLKICAAENEMPYSNKAGEGFENTLADLIGKALGRPVENVWWSDARYFVRDFLDQGLCEVVIGVDTGDPRMLTSTPYYRSGYVFIYRKDKGERITDWNSDALKTAKRIAFMPDTPAETMIRKIGRYNDMFNYLHALVGFKSRRNQYVRYDPAQLVAEVAKGNAEVAVLWGPAAARYVKDAGLAMTVIPDDNVRSDGEKVPHHYSTSVGVRKGEEALLEQIDQVLAKHANEVKAVLETEGIPLLSMDEKPARMAQRSK; from the coding sequence ATGAACCGTATTGCCGCCGCCGGGCTGATCGCTTCGCTCGCGGTTTCGGGCGGCGTGCAGGCAGCGAAGCGCGCGGAACCGCTCAAAATCTGCGCGGCGGAAAATGAGATGCCGTATTCGAACAAGGCCGGGGAAGGCTTCGAGAACACACTGGCCGACCTCATCGGCAAAGCCCTGGGACGCCCGGTCGAGAACGTGTGGTGGAGCGATGCCCGCTATTTCGTCCGCGACTTCCTCGACCAGGGGTTGTGCGAGGTGGTCATCGGCGTCGACACCGGCGATCCGAGGATGCTCACCAGCACACCTTATTACCGCTCGGGCTACGTCTTCATCTACCGCAAGGACAAGGGGGAGCGCATCACCGACTGGAACAGCGACGCGCTGAAGACCGCGAAGCGGATCGCGTTCATGCCGGACACCCCGGCAGAGACGATGATCCGCAAAATCGGGCGCTACAACGACATGTTCAACTACCTGCATGCCCTGGTCGGCTTCAAGTCGCGACGCAACCAGTACGTCCGCTACGACCCGGCCCAGCTGGTGGCCGAAGTCGCCAAGGGGAACGCCGAGGTCGCGGTGCTGTGGGGGCCGGCGGCGGCGCGTTATGTCAAGGATGCGGGGTTGGCCATGACCGTCATTCCGGATGACAACGTGCGTTCCGACGGCGAGAAAGTGCCCCACCACTACTCGACTTCCGTCGGCGTGCGCAAGGGCGAGGAAGCCCTGCTCGAGCAGATCGACCAGGTTTTGGCCAAACATGCCAACGAAGTGAAGGCAGTGCTCGAGACGGAAGGCATTCCGCTGCTGTCCATGGATGAAAAACCGGCCAGGATGGCTCAACGATCAAAGTAA
- the moxG gene encoding cytochrome c(L), periplasmic — translation MNLKKARFGMAGLCVAGLLSLPALADITLRHAVTGETLDLSYAKAGGDTPAVKQFLQTGKNPYNGNKAVMEQGHSLYLSACSGCHGHEAEGKLGPGLADDYWTYPRAATDVGLFEILFGGAQGMMGPQYVNLNNDDMLKIMAWIRGIYKGDPAKAEWLK, via the coding sequence ATGAATCTGAAAAAAGCGAGGTTCGGCATGGCCGGCCTATGTGTCGCGGGATTGCTGTCACTGCCTGCCTTGGCCGACATCACCCTGCGCCACGCCGTCACCGGCGAGACACTGGATTTGTCCTACGCCAAGGCGGGCGGCGACACGCCAGCCGTCAAGCAGTTCCTGCAAACCGGCAAGAACCCCTACAACGGCAACAAGGCCGTGATGGAACAGGGGCACAGTCTGTATCTGTCAGCCTGTTCCGGCTGCCACGGCCATGAGGCCGAAGGCAAGCTCGGGCCGGGTCTGGCGGATGATTATTGGACCTATCCCCGTGCCGCCACCGACGTCGGTTTGTTCGAAATCCTGTTCGGTGGCGCCCAGGGCATGATGGGACCGCAATACGTCAACCTCAACAACGACGACATGCTCAAGATCATGGCCTGGATCCGCGGTATCTACAAAGGCGACCCGGCCAAGGCCGAATGGTTGAAGTGA
- a CDS encoding methanol dehydrogenase [cytochrome c] subunit, producing MMQKTSLAVAAAAALFALGAQAYDGTHCKAPGNCWEPKPGYPDKVAGSKYDPKHDPNELNKQAESIKAMEARNRKRVENYARTGKFVYKVEDIK from the coding sequence ATGATGCAGAAAACGAGTCTCGCGGTGGCGGCTGCAGCCGCCCTGTTCGCCCTGGGCGCCCAAGCCTATGACGGCACCCATTGCAAGGCGCCCGGAAACTGCTGGGAGCCCAAGCCCGGTTATCCGGACAAGGTCGCCGGCAGCAAGTACGATCCCAAGCACGATCCGAACGAGCTCAACAAGCAGGCGGAGTCGATCAAGGCGATGGAAGCGCGCAACCGGAAGCGCGTGGAGAACTATGCCAGAACCGGCAAGTTCGTCTACAAAGTCGAAGACATCAAATGA
- a CDS encoding AAA family ATPase, with translation MNLDNPLADSLERAKCFEAGLRQVVLGQERPIRLLTLAVFARGHALLEGGVGVGKTTLLRAVARGIGGDYERIEGTIDLMPNDLVYYTYLDEQGRPGVAPGPLLKHGEQLSIFFFNEINRARPQVHSLLLRVMAERSVSAFNREFWFPHLQVFADRNRVEKEETFELPAAARDRFMLEIAIEPPTDAAQMDPILFDPRFYDPDRLVESAPAETLSFRELNGIAEALQGGIHVSARLRAYVQDLWRATRRPEDFGIALHEADSGDMIEAGASPRGMSYLVRLARVQAWLSGRDRVEPEDVQYVFAPAIGHRIFLRPVYEYRRSELIPQLVGKLIRQIAAP, from the coding sequence ATGAATCTAGACAACCCACTTGCCGACAGCCTGGAACGCGCCAAGTGCTTCGAAGCCGGCCTGCGGCAAGTCGTGCTCGGGCAGGAGCGCCCGATCCGGCTGCTCACCCTGGCCGTGTTCGCCCGCGGCCACGCGCTGCTCGAGGGCGGCGTCGGCGTCGGCAAAACGACCTTGCTCCGCGCTGTGGCGCGCGGCATCGGCGGCGATTACGAGCGGATCGAGGGCACGATCGATCTGATGCCGAACGATCTGGTCTATTACACCTACCTGGACGAGCAAGGCCGGCCGGGCGTCGCGCCGGGGCCTTTGCTCAAGCACGGCGAGCAGCTTTCCATCTTCTTCTTCAACGAGATCAACCGCGCCCGGCCCCAGGTCCATTCCCTGCTGCTGCGCGTGATGGCCGAGCGCAGTGTGTCGGCGTTCAACCGTGAGTTCTGGTTTCCGCATCTGCAGGTGTTCGCGGACCGCAATCGGGTGGAGAAGGAAGAGACCTTCGAGCTGCCCGCGGCGGCGCGCGACCGCTTTATGCTCGAAATCGCCATCGAGCCGCCGACCGATGCGGCGCAGATGGACCCAATCCTGTTCGACCCGCGCTTCTACGATCCGGACCGGCTGGTCGAGTCCGCGCCGGCGGAGACGCTCTCGTTCCGCGAACTCAACGGGATCGCCGAAGCCCTGCAAGGCGGCATCCACGTCAGCGCCCGTCTCAGGGCCTACGTGCAGGATCTGTGGCGCGCGACCCGGCGACCGGAGGACTTCGGCATCGCTCTGCACGAGGCGGATTCCGGCGACATGATCGAGGCCGGCGCCAGCCCCCGCGGCATGAGCTATCTGGTCCGGCTGGCGCGGGTGCAGGCCTGGCTCAGCGGCCGGGACCGGGTCGAGCCGGAGGACGTGCAATACGTCTTCGCCCCGGCAATCGGCCATCGCATTTTTCTAAGGCCCGTCTACGAATACCGCCGCAGCGAACTGATCCCGCAGCTGGTCGGCAAGCTGATCCGCCAGATCGCGGCGCCATGA